A window of Flavobacterium psychrophilum genomic DNA:
CCGGATCTGATGGGCGTTTAGCATTAGCATCAACAACTTTTCCATCAGGGCCTATAAGAATAAATCTTGGTATAGAGGTAACCCCGAATGCCTGAGCAAATGATGAACTCCAGTCTTTATCTGCAAAAAGCTGAACGCCGCCAAGAGATTTCTCAGTTACCATTTTTTTCCATTTCTCATGGTCTTTAACCTGGTCGATAGAAATACTAACGAACTCGATTTTCTTACCGTGGTACTTCTCTTCTACTTTTTGTAAAAAAGGAATTTCCTGACGGCATGGTCCACACCATGTAGCCCACATATCGATGTAAACATATTTACCTTTAAAATCTTCTAGTTTTGTAGTACCGCCTTTAAAGTTTTCGTAAGCGAAAGAAGGTGAAGGCTGACCTATCATTTTAGCTGCTTTAGCCGCCTGCTCTGCTTCTGCAGCTATCTGCTGTTTCTGACCTGCTAATTGCTGTGTAAGTACCGTACGGAAAGTTAAATCCAATGCTGGGTCTTTAAGGTCACTTTCGCTTTTCGTCAAAAAGTCATTGATCAATTTAGTTTGTTCTGCCGGATCGGTAACTTTACCTATCTTCTCACCAAAAGCTTCCTGGTCAAGCGCCATTTTAGCTAAAAGGTTGTTTTCTTTTTCACCTTTACCTTTATACTTGATAGATTCATCAAACATCTTGGCATCCATTGTAAGGGCAAGGTCAAAACCTGGCTTAAGGTACAATGATGTTGTTTCGGCACCGTCAAATAACTGGTAGAAACCAGGGTCTGCAGGAAACTCACCCTTAAATTCGCCTTTAGCGTTAGATGTCATTACCTTAATAATATTACGCTGGCCGCGTA
This region includes:
- a CDS encoding thioredoxin, yielding MKKIALLLLFAFAGGAYAQDVKFTAKIQNRNSDTLKIRGQRNIIKVMTSNAKGEFKGEFPADPGFYQLFDGAETTSLYLKPGFDLALTMDAKMFDESIKYKGKGEKENNLLAKMALDQEAFGEKIGKVTDPAEQTKLINDFLTKSESDLKDPALDLTFRTVLTQQLAGQKQQIAAEAEQAAKAAKMIGQPSPSFAYENFKGGTTKLEDFKGKYVYIDMWATWCGPCRQEIPFLQKVEEKYHGKKIEFVSISIDQVKDHEKWKKMVTEKSLGGVQLFADKDWSSSFAQAFGVTSIPRFILIGPDGKVVDANAKRPSDPELTAQLDTLLK